The following are encoded together in the Flavihumibacter fluvii genome:
- the metF gene encoding methylenetetrahydrofolate reductase [NAD(P)H], whose product MKVIDHINEAKDTLISFEILPPLKGKGINAIYNHLDPLMEFKPSFINVTYHRSETMFKKQADGSFAKIEVRKRPGTVGICAAIMQHYKVDPVPHLICGGFTREETENALIDLAFLGIDNVLVLRGDAAKNETFFEPEPGGNRYAIDLLKQVMDLNNGLYLEEEVKNPGNAQFCIGVAGYPEKHFEAPNIATDVAYLKAKVDAGAEYIVTQMFFNNQKYFEFVNICRAAGITVPIIPGLKPITNKKQMSILPRIFHVDLPTELSVEITKCKTDADVELVGTEWLLQQSRELKSAHVPVLHYYTLGKPKVIWNVVKGLV is encoded by the coding sequence ATGAAGGTAATTGATCACATTAATGAGGCGAAGGATACCCTGATCTCTTTTGAAATTCTGCCCCCCTTGAAAGGGAAAGGCATTAACGCTATTTATAATCACCTTGATCCATTGATGGAATTCAAGCCATCATTTATTAACGTGACCTACCATCGCAGCGAAACTATGTTCAAAAAGCAGGCGGATGGAAGTTTTGCAAAAATTGAAGTTCGTAAACGGCCTGGCACGGTGGGAATTTGTGCGGCCATCATGCAGCATTACAAAGTAGACCCGGTTCCCCACCTGATCTGTGGCGGGTTTACCCGTGAAGAAACCGAAAACGCCCTGATCGACCTGGCCTTCCTGGGTATTGATAATGTACTCGTTTTGCGGGGGGATGCTGCCAAAAATGAAACCTTCTTTGAGCCCGAACCCGGGGGTAACCGGTATGCAATAGACCTGCTGAAGCAGGTAATGGACCTGAATAACGGGCTTTATCTCGAAGAAGAAGTGAAAAATCCGGGTAATGCCCAGTTTTGTATTGGCGTAGCCGGGTATCCGGAAAAACATTTTGAAGCACCCAATATAGCAACAGATGTGGCCTACCTGAAAGCAAAAGTTGATGCGGGGGCCGAATATATTGTTACCCAAATGTTCTTCAATAACCAGAAGTATTTTGAGTTTGTAAACATTTGCCGTGCTGCGGGCATAACGGTTCCTATCATACCCGGATTAAAACCCATCACGAATAAAAAGCAAATGAGCATCCTCCCAAGGATATTCCATGTTGACCTTCCTACTGAATTGTCGGTTGAAATCACCAAATGCAAAACTGATGCAGATGTGGAATTGGTGGGTACCGAATGGTTATTACAGCAAAGCCGTGAGCTGAAATCAGCCCACGTGCCTGTACTGCATTATTATACATTGGGAAAACCTAAAGTGATCTGGAATGTGGTAAAAGGACTGGTTTAG
- the lptB gene encoding LPS export ABC transporter ATP-binding protein, whose protein sequence is MIQTNELVKSYRNRTVVNHVSVNVQQGEIVGLLGPNGAGKTTTFYMVVGLIKPDEGNVFLNDQDITELPMYKRAQLGIGYLPQEASVFRSLTVEDNIRSVLEMTTLTRQQQKQKLEELLDEFRLHHVRKNNGDSLSGGERRRTEIARALAVDPKFILLDEPFAGVDPIAVEDIQTVVARLKYKNIGILITDHNVNETLSICDRAYLLIEGKIFKHGTAEELSDDEQVRRLYLGRNFELKRKDYLYDEVMKGMGDFPKL, encoded by the coding sequence GTGATTCAAACCAATGAGCTCGTCAAGAGTTACCGTAACCGTACCGTTGTCAACCATGTGTCTGTAAACGTTCAGCAAGGGGAGATTGTTGGGTTATTGGGTCCAAATGGCGCCGGAAAGACCACTACATTTTATATGGTGGTAGGTTTAATCAAGCCCGATGAAGGCAATGTATTCCTGAATGACCAGGATATTACAGAGCTGCCCATGTATAAAAGGGCCCAGCTGGGCATAGGTTACCTTCCACAGGAAGCTTCAGTGTTCCGAAGCCTTACGGTAGAAGATAATATCCGGTCGGTTCTGGAAATGACCACGCTTACCAGGCAACAGCAAAAACAGAAACTTGAAGAATTGCTGGATGAATTCCGCTTACACCATGTGCGGAAAAACAATGGTGACAGCCTCAGCGGCGGTGAGAGAAGACGGACAGAAATAGCCAGGGCACTGGCAGTTGACCCCAAATTTATCCTGCTGGACGAGCCATTTGCGGGCGTTGATCCTATTGCCGTTGAAGATATCCAAACCGTGGTAGCCCGCCTGAAATATAAAAACATCGGTATCCTTATTACCGACCATAACGTGAATGAGACCCTTTCCATCTGCGATCGCGCCTATCTGTTAATTGAAGGAAAGATCTTCAAACATGGTACCGCTGAAGAGCTTTCAGATGATGAGCAGGTACGCAGACTTTACCTGGGCCGCAATTTTGAACTAAAGCGAAAAGATTACCTGTATGATGAAGTAATGAAGGGCATGGGTGATTTCCCTAAGTTGTAA
- a CDS encoding GH3 auxin-responsive promoter family protein, which yields MKLFSPAISRLARLRLWQIEEWVNNPVAAQREVLQELVTSAQYTVFGRQFGFNKLFNVRTFKQTVPVHEYDDLKPYIERMMQGEDNVLWNTPVRWFAKSSGTTSERSKFIPVSEESLEENHYQGAKDVLTLYYRHNPDSGLLTGKGLVIGGSHQISQASEEISYGDLSAVLLQNSPFWGHWIRTPELSIALMDEWDNKIEQLALSTIPENVTSISGVPTWNLVLMKHILALTGKSTISEIWPELELYIHGGVSFVPYREQFRKLIGKNINYLEMYNASEGFFAAQDSPDEDGMLLFTRHGIFFEFMPLEEYGKKFPHTIGLNRVEIGKNYAPVISTNGGLWRYIIGDTIQFTSLKPYRIKVSGRLKHYINAFGEEVIVDNSDKAIAVACDKTGATVNDYTAAPIYFSDNGNGAHEWLIEFEKTPDDIALFAYELDSALKNFNSDYEAKRHKDIALRMPIVHAARKGQFNEWLSRNGKLGGQHKVPRLSNDRKLLEEILAI from the coding sequence ATGAAATTATTCTCGCCAGCCATATCAAGATTGGCCCGGCTAAGGCTCTGGCAAATCGAAGAGTGGGTCAACAATCCGGTTGCCGCCCAGCGCGAAGTGCTGCAGGAATTGGTCACTTCTGCCCAATACACTGTATTTGGCAGGCAGTTCGGTTTTAATAAGCTTTTCAACGTTCGCACCTTCAAACAAACAGTTCCCGTTCACGAATATGATGACCTTAAGCCCTACATTGAAAGAATGATGCAGGGCGAAGACAATGTATTATGGAACACCCCGGTTCGGTGGTTCGCTAAAAGCAGCGGAACCACTAGCGAGCGTAGTAAGTTCATTCCCGTTAGTGAAGAAAGTCTCGAAGAAAACCATTACCAGGGCGCAAAAGATGTGTTAACCCTGTATTACCGGCATAATCCTGATTCGGGACTTCTTACCGGTAAGGGACTGGTCATCGGAGGCAGCCACCAGATCAGTCAGGCTTCTGAAGAAATAAGTTATGGTGACCTCAGCGCCGTATTATTGCAAAACTCTCCTTTCTGGGGCCATTGGATCAGGACACCGGAATTGTCCATTGCCCTGATGGATGAATGGGATAATAAAATTGAACAACTGGCCCTGTCTACCATTCCTGAAAATGTAACGTCCATTTCCGGGGTTCCTACCTGGAACCTGGTATTAATGAAACATATATTAGCCCTCACCGGCAAGTCAACCATCTCAGAAATCTGGCCGGAACTTGAACTCTATATTCATGGCGGTGTTTCATTTGTTCCTTACCGTGAACAATTCCGCAAACTGATCGGTAAGAATATCAATTACCTGGAAATGTATAATGCCAGCGAAGGTTTTTTTGCTGCCCAGGATAGTCCGGATGAAGACGGTATGTTACTATTTACCCGGCACGGCATCTTTTTTGAATTTATGCCGCTGGAAGAATACGGTAAAAAATTCCCCCATACAATTGGTTTAAACAGGGTGGAAATTGGCAAAAATTATGCGCCTGTCATCAGCACGAATGGTGGATTATGGCGTTATATAATTGGGGATACCATACAGTTTACTTCTTTAAAACCTTACCGTATAAAAGTAAGTGGCCGGTTGAAACATTATATTAATGCCTTCGGCGAAGAAGTGATCGTTGATAATTCAGACAAGGCAATTGCAGTTGCCTGTGACAAAACGGGCGCTACCGTAAATGATTATACTGCCGCACCGATATACTTTAGTGATAATGGAAATGGGGCGCATGAATGGCTGATCGAATTCGAAAAGACACCCGACGATATTGCCTTATTTGCATATGAACTTGATTCAGCTCTGAAGAATTTCAATAGCGACTATGAAGCCAAAAGACACAAAGATATTGCACTTCGAATGCCTATTGTGCATGCCGCAAGAAAAGGCCAGTTCAATGAATGGCTGAGCCGCAACGGTAAACTGGGCGGGCAACACAAAGTACCCAGGCTAAGCAATGACCGCAAACTCCTTGAAGAAATCCTTGCCATTTAG